A stretch of Aedes aegypti strain LVP_AGWG chromosome 2, AaegL5.0 Primary Assembly, whole genome shotgun sequence DNA encodes these proteins:
- the LOC5573909 gene encoding uncharacterized protein LOC5573909, whose translation MKFFIAFLALAFAAAEAGYAPAAVPVRTSVWPAYSLYGKNALSAWPYGHNYWNNGWNNGWNTWNNGWNSWNNDGHGLYGGYPYAGAWSPAYYGGHKTVVQANLGKPYAYGLPWGSYGAGVHGWTGHHGGYLPSVVPVSKQVAATPESVHVAAVPVGAQKVVVA comes from the exons ATGAAG TTCTTCATCGCATTCCTTGCCCTGGCTTTTGCGGCGGCTGAAGCAGGATACGCCCCGGCAGCGGTTCCAGTGAGAACCTCGGTTTGGCCCGCATATAGCCTCTACGGGAAGAATGCCCTTTCCGCTTGGCCATACGGTCACAACTATTGGAACAATGGCTGGAACAACGGTTGGAACACCTGGAACAATGGATGGAATAGCTGGAACAACGACGGCCACGGTCTGTACGGAGGATATCCATATGCCGGTGCCTGGTCTCCAGCTTACTACGGTGGCCACAAAACTGTAGTTCAGGCCAACTTGGGAAAACCTTACGCGTACGGACTGCCATGGGGAAGCTACGGTGCTGGAGTTCATGGATGGACCGGTCATCATGGTGGTTATCTGCCAAGCGTTGTTCCAGTGTCAAAGCAGGTGGCTGCCACTCCCGAATCGGTTCATGTGGCTGCGGTGCCAGTCGGTGCTCAGAAAGTGGTTGTTGCGTAA
- the LOC5573910 gene encoding uncharacterized protein LOC5573910, with translation MKLFIAVISLVLAICAEASPAPYAHDVVAYSNPWPLKTSSVWPAYGGLYSGKVTVVPEVAYEKYAYPNVYGNWPVYGKNWGYSSPVNAVGAKVVDNGLWNYGGYGYGNGYGLGYNKYWH, from the exons ATGAAG CTTTTCATTGCCGTCATTTCCCTGGTTCTCGCCATCTGTGCCGAAGCGTCTCCTGCTCCATACGCCCATGATGTAGTGGCCTACTCCAACCCATGGCCACTGAAGACCAGTTCGGTTTGGCCAGCCTACGGTGGACTGTACAGCGGTAAGGTCACTGTAGTTCCGGAAGTTGCCTACGAAAAGTATGCCTACCCGAATGTGTACGGAAACTGGCCTGTCTACGGAAAGAACTGGGGATACTCTTCTCCGGTTAATGCTGTCGGAGCAAAAGTGGTTGACAACGGATTGTGGAATTACGGAGGATATGGTTATGGAAATGGATACGGTCTGGGATACAACAAGTACTGGCACTAA
- the LOC110677070 gene encoding uncharacterized protein LOC110677070: MKLIFAVIALVLTISANASPAPFAHDVVAYSNPWPLKTSSVWPAYGGLYGGKVAVVPEVSYEKYAYPNVYGSWPVYGKSWGFSSPVAAVGAKVVDNGLWNYGGYGYGNGYGLGYTKYWH, translated from the exons ATGAAG CTCATCTTTGCCGTCATTGCCCTGGTTCTGACAATCAGCGCCAACGCTTCCCCAGCTCCATTTGCCCATGATGTAGTGGCCTATTCCAACCCATGGCCTCTGAAGACCAGCTCGGTTTGGCCAGCCTATGGTGGATTGTATGGTGGTAAGGTCGCTGTGGTTCCAGAAGTTTCCTACGAAAAGTACGCCTACCCGAACGTGTATGGAAGCTGGCCAGTTTATGGAAAGAGCTGGGGATTCTCTTCTCCGGTTGCTGCCGTTGGAGCTAAGGTGGTTGACAATGGCCTATGGAATTACGGAGGCTATGGTTACGGAAACGGATACGGTCTGGGATACACCAAGTACTGGCACTGA
- the LOC5573911 gene encoding adult cuticle protein 1 — protein MKCIAAVVMMVLVTAEASWAPLAYSYPQAALVQDNSFVRYVAAPWDYAAVPSAVPYAAYNYNYHPTAYVQAPVAPVAVVAQKEARYLAVNRGAVHDAPLTGHSVSQQSLNLASAPGTL, from the exons ATGAAG TGCATCGCAGCTGTAGTCATGATGGTTCTGGTGACCGCCGAGGCATCCTGGGCTCCATTGGCGTACTCCTATCCCCAAGCTGCCTTGGTTCAGGATAACTCCTTCGTGCGTTATGTGGCTGCTCCTTGGGACTATGCTGCGGTTCCATCAGCAGTTCCATACGCCGCCTACAATTACAACTACCATCCAACGGCTTACGTCCAGGCGCCAGTTGCTCCAGTGGCCGTCGTTGCCCAGAAGGAAGCTCGTTATCTGGCCGTTAACCGAGGAGCTGTCCATGATGCTCCCCTTACAGGACATTCGGTTTCGCAGCAGTCTCTGAATCTGGCATCTGCTCCTGGTACGCTATAA
- the LOC110677071 gene encoding adult cuticle protein 1-like: MKCIAAVVMMALAFAAAEASWAPLAYSAYSVNPLAYSVPHATYVQQNLGTPLAYSAYAPALSYAAQTAVYPTAYAAYQPAVAVVAQKEARYLAANRGAVHDAPLPGHTISQQSLNLEPAAGTL; encoded by the exons ATGAAG TGCATCGCAGCTGTAGTCATGATGGCCCTGGCCTTTGCCGCCGCTGAAGCATCCTGGGCCCCGTTGGCTTACTCCGCTTACTCCGTCAACCCGCTAGCCTATTCCGTTCCACATGCCACCTACGTCCAGCAGAACCTGGGAACTCCCCTGGCTTACTCGGCCTATGCTCCAGCCCTCAGCTATGCCGCCCAAACGGCCGTTTATCCAACCGCTTATGCTGCTTACCAACCAGCCGTGGCCGTCGTTGCCCAGAAGGAAGCTCGCTATCTGGCCGCCAACCGAGGAGCTGTTCATGATGCTCCCCTTCCAGGACACACCATTTCCCAGCAATCTCTGAACCTGGAACCAGCGGCGGGAACTCTGTAA